Proteins from one Periplaneta americana isolate PAMFEO1 chromosome 6, P.americana_PAMFEO1_priV1, whole genome shotgun sequence genomic window:
- the LOC138700982 gene encoding tRNA methyltransferase 10 homolog A, which translates to MSSDGRSLTHKTGISTEPEPVVDNEEEPAEKRMKLEHVENDKQTNGENETICSTENEETEASTLSKRQLKKLRKKEKWLAYKPLKRAKEKERLKEKKLQARLNNVKLGPSRKELKHSKMSQSNCTVRVAIDLSFDELMNGKEIGKCIKQLLRCYSLNRRAKNPMQFYVTSFNGKSKEEMEKHSGYMNWDVNFLSESYSDVFESKDVVYLTSESDNVISTLEGDKVYIIGGLVDHNSHKGLCHRLAQEKGVSHGQLPIGEFLEMKSRKVLTIDHVFEILLAVTAGQSWKEAFLQVLPSRKGAVEKTGGDEDDAVEQCDSKDTSTNSDT; encoded by the exons ATGTCTTCAGATGGGCGTTCTCTAACACATAAAACAGGTATTTCAACTGAGCCTGAACCGGTAGTTGATAATGAAGAGGAACCTGCAGAAAAGAGAATGAAACTAGAACACGTTGAAAACGACAAGCAAACAAATGGGGAAAACGAAACAATTTGCTCTACGGAGAACGAAGAGACAGAAGCATCTACGCTTTCAAAAAGACAACTCAAGAAActgagaaaaaaggagaaatggtTAGCTTATAAGCCCTTGAAAAG GGCCAAAGAAAAAGAGCGACTGAAAGAGAAGAAACTACAAGCACGCCTTAATAATGTTAAATTGGGACCATCTAGAAAggaacttaaacattcaaaaaTGTCGCAAAGCAATTGTACAGTTCGTGTAGCAATAGATTTATCGTTCGATGAACTAATGAATGGCAAG GAAATTGGAAAGTGTATCAAGCAACTGTTACGATGTTACAGCCTTAACAGGAGAGCAAAAAATCCAATGCAGTTTTACGTGACAAGCTTCAATGGAAAATCAAAGGAAGAAATGGAGAAACATTCGGGATACATGAACTGGGAT GTAAATTTCCTTAGTGAGAGCTACTCAGATGTCTTCGAATCCAAAGACGTGGTTTACTTGACGAGTGAGTCGGACAACGTCATTTCTACACTGGAAGGAGACAAAGTGTACATAATAGGAGGGCTTGTGGACCATAATTCACATAAG GGATTGTGTCACAGGCTGGCACAGGAGAAGGGAGTGAGTCATGGGCAGCTGCCAATAGGAGAGTTTTTGGAGATGAAGAGTCGTAAAGTCTTGACAATTGACCATG TGTTCGAAATCCTCTTGGCTGTGACGGCAGGACAGTCTTGGAAAGAGGCATTTTTACAGGTGCTGCCATCTAGGAAAGGTGCTGTTGAGAAGACTGGAGGGGATGAAGACGATGCTGTTGAGCAATGTGATAGCAAAGACACCAGCACGAATTCAGACACTTAG